Proteins from one Fusobacterium periodonticum 1_1_41FAA genomic window:
- a CDS encoding DUF4125 family protein → MEKEKIINEILEKEWKYFSNLNNIGGRADCQDNREDFIIMRKSQWETFNEETLLSYLEDLNSKNNPLFQKYAQMMKYNSPEEYEKIKDILEKPSEEKTDLVNKIMFIYMEWEKEFFERYPIFSSMGRPLYSSEDDNIETSIETYLRGELLSYSEKTLSLYLDYIIDNKEKNINLAIKNMDNLAKMQGFNNSEDVESYYKIL, encoded by the coding sequence ATGGAAAAAGAAAAGATAATTAATGAAATATTAGAAAAAGAATGGAAATATTTTTCTAATTTGAATAATATTGGAGGCAGAGCAGACTGCCAGGATAATAGAGAAGACTTTATTATTATGAGAAAATCTCAATGGGAAACTTTTAATGAAGAAACTCTGCTATCATACTTAGAAGATTTAAATTCAAAGAATAATCCTTTATTTCAAAAATACGCTCAAATGATGAAGTATAATTCACCAGAAGAGTACGAAAAAATAAAAGATATTTTAGAAAAACCTAGTGAAGAAAAAACTGATTTAGTAAATAAAATTATGTTCATCTATATGGAATGGGAAAAAGAGTTTTTTGAAAGATATCCTATATTTTCATCTATGGGTAGACCTCTTTATTCTTCAGAAGATGATAACATTGAAACATCTATAGAAACGTATTTAAGGGGAGAACTTTTATCATATTCTGAGAAAACTTTGAGCTTATATTTAGACTATATTATTGATAATAAAGAAAAAAATATAAATCTAGCTATAAAAAATATGGATAATTTAGCTAAAATGCAAGGCTTTAATAACTCAGAAGATGTAGAATCTTATTATAAAATTTTATAA